A single region of the Hylaeus volcanicus isolate JK05 chromosome 5, UHH_iyHylVolc1.0_haploid, whole genome shotgun sequence genome encodes:
- the LOC128876674 gene encoding isoleucine--tRNA ligase, cytoplasmic encodes MTEKLPESINFPREEEIVLELWKERNTFQNCLKQSKGKPKYAFYDGPPFATGLPHYGHILAGTIKDIVTRYAHQSGFHVERRFGWDTHGLPVEFEIDKTLNIKGPDDVAKIGIANYNKECRKIVMRYATEWETVVSRIGRWIDFKNDYKTLYPWYMESIWWIFKELYNKGLVYQGVKVMPFSTGCNTPLSNFESGQNYKDVVDPSVVVSFPLVDEPAISILAWTTTPWTLPSNLALCCNPNFEYVEVKDHSSDNIYIILESSLELIYKSQDLYTVQGRRKGSDLKGKIYKPPFPYFQHLREKGAFVVLNDTYVTAESGTGIVHQAPYFGEDDYRCCLEAGVITKDQEIICPIDSCGRFVEPVIDFAGKYVKDADKEIIKYLQTNKRLVHSSTSKHSYPYCWRSDTPLIYKAVPSWFIRVEAIKDQLIAANSNTYWVPDSVKEKRFGNWLRDARDWAISRNRYWGNPIPLWVSDDGQEVVCVGSMAELEKLTNTKVTDIHRESIDHLTIPSNRPGYPPLKRVPEVFDCWFESGSMPYAQIHYPFEHRREFEENFPADFIGEGIDQTRGWFYTLLVISTALYGKAPFKNLVANGLILASDGQKMSKRKKNYPDPIEIVNKYGADALRLYLINSPVVRAENLRFKEEGVRDVIKDVFLPWYNAFRFLMQNIERFEREEKITFIYDETKNVHSDNIMDKWILSFTQTLLEFVKQEMQAYKLYTVVPRLVKYIDNLTNWYVRMNRKRIKGDGGITDCQQALNTLFSALYTMVRINAPFTPFLTEFMFQRLVKILPSSKTNMDSVHYQMIPESCPQLINESTEKAVSYMQTVIELGRVVRDRKTIPVKYPLPEVIVIHQDAKVLDEIVSLKSYILEELNVKELTVTTDKQKYGVVLRAEPDHKILGARLKGEFKSVTQAIKELTDEQLQTFVATKEIIVQGHKLEEQDLRLMFSFTGPAAEQLSKQYEAHSEGNILILLDVTPDESMHNEGLAREVINRIQKLRKKAQLVPSDDAIAYYEIQDKDSNLAKVIVSHKDFIETATKTLQEDISTMPSNASVIIESMQNVKGVDMKLVLTKIIQQDQNNKTDAETLLKYVNVELIDIKPRFGATSCLGTILLETPKSLTPISYEQLKHEIELIFGIYNYPYDLYINDKLMLKLPDISSLHQQTISVRKVGSPTTQSSTALKYPVCKFVNIDSTVGKGTIVLENPKQNFNLDRVMLKQQLHLFFGKENISESLPTMLSELHGKTLQLI; translated from the coding sequence ATGACAGAAAAACTTCCGGAGTCTATAAATTTCCCAAGGGAAGAGGAGATAGTTTTGGAATTGTGGAAAGAACGcaatacttttcaaaattgtctGAAGCAGTCAAAAGGAAAGCCGAAATATGCGTTCTACGACGGTCCACCTTTTGCCACTGGACTACCTCATTATGGTCACATACTCGCAGGGACGATAAAAGATATTGTGACAAGATATGCTCATCAATCTGGTTTTCACGTGGAAAGGAGATTTGGTTGGGACACTCATGGCTTGCCTGTCGAATTTGAAATAGATAAGACTCTGAATATAAAAGGTCCTGATGATGTTGCTAAAATTGGAATAGCAAACTATAACAAGGAATGTAGAAAGATCGTGATGCGGTATGCAACAGAGTGGGAAACAGTAGTGAGTAGAATTGGCAGATGGATAGATTTTAAGAACGATTACAAGACCCTCTACCCCTGGTACATGGAGTCTATCTGGTGGATCTTCAAGGAATTATATAATAAGGGTCTTGTATATCAGGGTGTTAAAGTAATGCCTTTTTCTACTGGTTGTAACACACCACTATCCAATTTTGAATCGGGacaaaattacaaagatgTTGTTGACCCTTCTGTAGTTGTATCTTTTCCCTTGGTGGATGAACCAGCTATTTCTATTCTTGCTTGGACTACCACTCCTTGGACTCTACCTAGCAATTTAGCACTTTGTTGTAATCCTAATTTCGAATATGTGGAAGTTAAAGATCATTCTTctgataacatttatattatattggaGTCAAGTTTAGAGCTTATATATAAATCTCAAGATTTATACACTGTACAGGGTAGAAGAAAAGGATCAGATTTAAAGGGAAAGATATATAAACCCCCTTTTCCATACTTTCAACATTTAAGAGAAAAAGGTGCTTTTGTAGTACTAAACGATACATATGTTACTGCAGAGTCTGGTACAGGTATAGTACATCAAGCTCCCTATTTTGGTGAGGATGATTATCGATGTTGTTTAGAAGCTGGTGTTATAACAAAAGACCAGGAAATTATATGTCCTATTGATAGCTGTGGACGTTTTGTAGAACCAGTCATTGATTTTGCtggaaaatatgtaaaagatgctgataaagaaataataaaatatcttcaaACAAATAAGAGATTAGTTCATAGCAGTACCAGTAAGCATAGTTATCCATATTGTTGGAGATCTGATActccattaatttataaagctGTGCCTTCATGGTTCATCAGAGTAGAGGCAATAAAGGATCAACTCATAGCAGCCAACAGTAATACTTACTGGGTACCCGATTCTGTTAAAGAAAAACGATTTGGTAACTGGTTAAGAGATGCACGCGATTGGGCCATCAGCAGAAATCGTTATTGGGGTAATCCAATCCCATTGTGGGTATCAGATGATGGACAAGAAGTTGTATGCGTAGGAAGTATGGCagaattggaaaaattaacCAACACAAAAGTAACAGACATTCACAGAGAAAGTATAGATCATTTAACTATACCCTCAAATCGACCAGGCTATCCACCTTTAAAACGTGTACCTGAAGTCTTTGATTGCTGGTTTGAATCTGGATCTATGCCATATGCACAAATACATTATCCTTTTGAACACAGGAGAGAATTTGAAGAGAACTTCCCAGCTGATTTTATTGGAGAAGGTATTGATCAAACTCGCGGATGGTTTTATACTCTATTAGTTATATCAACTGCACTTTATGGAAAAGctccatttaaaaatcttgttGCCAATGGCTTGATTTTGGCATCTGATGGACAAAAAATGTCCAAACGTAAGAAAAATTATCCAGACCCTATAGaaattgttaacaaatatGGAGCAGATGCTCTGCGTTTGTACTTAATTAATTCTCCTGTTGTAAGAGCtgaaaatttacgatttaaAGAAGAAGGAGTTAGAGATGTTATAAAAGATGTATTCCTACCTTGGTATAATGCATTCAGATTTCTAATGCAAAATATTGAACGATttgagagagaagaaaaaattactttcatatATGATGAaactaaaaatgtacattctgATAATATCATGGATAAATGGATTCTATCTTTTACACAAACATTATTAGAATTTGTTAAACAGGAAATGCAAgcttacaaattatatacTGTAGTACCTCGTTTGGTAAAGTATATAGATAATCTTACTAACTGGTATGTAAGAATGAACAGGAAACGTATAAAAGGTGATGGTGGTATAACTGATTGTCAGCAAGCATTAAATACTTTGTTTTCTGCTCTTTATACCATGGTGCGTATTAATGCACCCTTTACACCATTCTTAACAGAATTTATGTTTCAACGTTTAGTGAAAATCCTACCATCATCTAAAACTAATATGGACAGTGTTCACTACCAAATGATACCAGAGTCCTGTCCACAGTTAATCAATGAAAGTACTGAAAAAGCAGTATCCTACATGCAAACAGTAATTGAATTAGGACGTGTTGTAAGAGACAGGAAAACTATTCCTGTGAAATATCCATTACCAGAAGTCATAGTAATTCACCAAGATGCCAAAGTTCTAGATGAAATAGTCTCTTTGAAGTCGTATATCCTTGAAGAACTTAATGTAAAGGAACTCACAGTTACTACAGATAAACAAAAGTATGGTGTTGTATTGAGAGCAGAACCAGATCATAAAATACTTGGAGCACGCCTTAAGGGAGAATTTAAATCTGTTACACAAGCTATTAAAGAGCTTACCGACGAACAATTACAAACATTTGTCGcaacaaaagaaattattgtacaaGGTCACAAATTAGAAGAGCAAGATTTACGTTTGATGTTTAGTTTCACTGGACCTGCTGCTGAACAACTATCCAAGCAATATGAAGCCCATAgcgaaggaaatattttaattctgttGGATGTTACTCCTGATGAAAGTATGCATAATGAAGGATTAGCAAGAGAAGTAATCAACAGGATTCAGAAACTGCGGAAGAAAGCTCAATTGGTTCCATCGGATGATGCAATTGCATATTATGAAATCCAAGACAAAGATAGTAATTTAGCAAAAGTGATTGTTAGTCATAAAGATTTTATCGAAACTGCAACTAAAACACTGCAAGAAGATATATCCACAATGCCAAGCAATGCAAGTGTAATCATAGAATCAATGCAAAATGTTAAAGGAGTAGATATGAAACTcgttttaacaaaaattatacaacaAGATCAAAATAACAAAACGGATGCAGAAACtttgttaaaatatgtaaatgttgaGCTTATAGATATAAAACCACGATTTGGAGCAACTAGTTGCTTAGGAACTATTTTACTAGAAACTCCAAAATCACTAACTCCAATTTCATATGAACAATTAAAgcatgaaattgaattaatatttggaatttataattatcctTACGACTTATATATTAACGATAAACTGATGTTAAAATTACCTGATATTTCGTCATTGCATCAACAAACAATAAGCGTAAGAAAAGTAGGTTCGCCTACAACTCAATCATCTACAGCATTAAAATATCCAGTTTGTAAATTTGTTAACATCGATAGTACTGTAGGAAAGGGTACCATTGTATTAGAAAATCCAAaacaaaactttaatttagATCGCGTAATGTTAAAACAACAATTACATCTTTTCTTtggtaaagaaaatatttccgaATCTTTACCTACAATGTTAAGTGAATTACATGGAAAAACATTGCAactaatttaa
- the LOC128876678 gene encoding ADAM 17-like protease yields MEIQNIFLIFYMIFTIENSYGLHRNLKYYETLHSSHLQHKIIKRGVQHSYHPYNKISELEFYSHGRSFRLILTPRREVIHSKFKAYEVNGDGKERTVHLDHESFYHGRVFGEIDSHAQVHIDNGILTATITISDETYHIEPSWRHLPHLGNETMIIYKSSDVKLSWEHFQDGEGHTHGVPKTCGYVKEELDIPISDEKRIEEESDILSRTKRQTETYEYTPTKTRCPLLLVADYRFYQEMGASSTKTTINYLISLIDRVHKIYNDTLWQERQEQDGFKGMGFVIKKIVVHSEPTRVRGGEIHYNMVREKWDVRTLLEVFSREYSHKDFCLAHLFTDLKFEGGILGLAYVGSPRRNSVGGICTPEYFKNGYTLYLNSGLSSSRNHYGQRVITREADLVTAHEFGHNWGSEHDPDITECSPSASQGGSYLMYTYSVSGYDVNNKRFSPCSLRSIRKVLQAKSGRCFSEPEESFCGNLRVEGDEECDAGLLGTEDNDACCDKNCKLRRSQGAVCSDKNSPCCQGCAFMPLGVKCRDAQYATCEQESRCTGASSECPRSPPMKDGTGCLERGQCRLGKCVPYCETQGLQSCMCDTIGDACKRCCRMSLNETCFPIDPQDILPDGTPCIQGFCNKGICEKTIQDVVERFWDIIEDININKVMRFLKDNIVGAVIIITAIVWIPTSCVISYIDHRRVRESEKKWRWKNTDELIHPDEQRQVIYIGGQRQRIQQVTQQ; encoded by the exons atggaaattcaaaatatatttctaatattttacatgatTTTTACTATAGAAAACAGTT ATGGTCTTCATAGAAACTTAAAGTATTATGAAACCCTTCATTCATCTCATCttcaacataaaattataaaacggGGTGTTCAACACAGTTATCATCCTTATAACAAAATAAgtgaattagaattttattctcatGGCAG ATcctttcgtttaattttaacacCACGAAGAGAAGTCATTCATTCTAAGTTTAAAGCATATGAAGTCAATGGGGATGGAAAGGAAAGAACTGTACATTtag atcaTGAAAGTTTTTATCATGGACGTGTATTTGGTGAAATTGATTCTCATGCACAAGTACATATTGACAATGGAATTCTAACTGCCACTATTACAATTTCTGATGAAACATATCACATTGAa CCCTCTTGGAGACATTTACCTCACTTAGGAAATGAAACAATGATTATCTATAAATCGTCAGATGTTAAACTTAGTTGGGAACATTTTCAAGATGGTGAAGGCCACACACATGGTGTTCCAAAAACCTGTGGATATGTAAAAGAAGAATTAG ACATACCGATAAGTGATGAGAAACGGATAGAAGAAGAATCTGATATACTTTCTAGAACAAAAAGACAAACAGAAACCTATGAATACACTCCAACAAAAACTAGATGTCCTTTACTACTGGTTGCGGATTACCGTTTTTATCAAGAAATGGGAGCTAGTAGCACAAAAAcgactattaattatttg ATAAGTTTAATCGATAGagtacataaaatttataacgATACTTTATGGCAAGAACGGCAAGAGCAAGATGGATTTAAAGGAATGggatttgttattaaaaaaatagtagtTCATAGCGAGCCAACTCGTGTAAGAGGTGGGgaaatacattataatatgGTTAGAGAAAAGTGGGATGTACGCACGTTACTTGAG GTATTCAGTAGGGAATATAGTCACAAGGATTTTTGCTTAGCACATTTATTTACTGATCTCAAATTTGAGGGTGGTATATTGGGATTAGCGTATGTCGGATCACCGCGTAGAAATTCAGTAGGTGGAATCTGTACACCAG aatatttcaagaacGGTTACACGCTGTATCTCAACTCAGGATTAAGTTCTAGTAGAAATCATTATGGGCAAAGAGTAATTACAAGAGAAGCTGATTTAGTCACTGCACATGAATTTGGACACAACTGGGGTTCTGAACATGATCCAGATATTACA GAATGCAGTCCAAGTGCTAGTCAAGGAGGGTCGTATTTAATGTATACTTATAGCGTTAGTGGATACGATGTGAATAATAag CGTTTTTCGCCGTGTAGTTTAAGATCCATTAGGAAAGTTTTACAAGCAAAGTCGGGTCGCTGTTTTTCCGAACCGGAAGAATCGTTTTGTGGTAATCTTCGAGTCGAAGGAGACGAAGAATGCGATGCAGGATTATTGGGTACAGAAGATAATGATGCTTGTTGTGACAAGAACTGCAAACTTCGTAGAAGTCAAGGAGCAGTTTGTAG cgACAAAAACTCGCCTTGTTGTCAAGGTTGTGCATTCATGCCGTTAGGTGTAAAGTGCAGAGATGCTCAGTATGCTACTTGCGAGCAAGAATCTCGCTGCACGGGAGCATCTAGCGAATGCCCGAGATCTCCACCAATGAAAGATGGTACAGGTTGTCTTGAAAGAGGTCAATGTAGACTTGGCAAATGTGTACCGTATTGCGAAACACAAGGTCTACAAAGTTGCATGTGTGATACAA TTGGAGACGCGTGTAAAAGATGTTGTCGCATGAGTTTGAATGAAACTTGCTTCCCCATAGATCCACAGGATATTTTACCTGATGGAACACCATGCATTCAAGGATTTTGTAATAAG GGTATTTGCGAGAAAACAATTCAGGATGTAGTAGAACGATTTTGGGATATAATCGAggacataaatattaataaagttatGCGATTCTTAAAAGATAATATAGTGGGGGCTGTCATAATTATCACTGCCATCGTATGGATTCCGACAAGTTGCGTCATTAGTTACATCGACCACAGACGCGTTAGAGAAAGCGAAAAGAAATGGCGTTGGAAAAATACAGATGAGCTTATTCATCCAGATGAACAAAGACAAGTCATTTATATAGGTGGACAACGACAAAGGATACAACAGGTTACACAACaataa
- the LOC128876684 gene encoding cysteine and histidine-rich domain-containing protein morgana, with protein sequence MSQEATLLHCYNRGCGKKFDPDDNKEGDCIHHPGYPVFHDAYKGWSCCNKKCTDFTEFLNIKGCTKSQHSNIKPPELEKPVVDKSKSNEVIIVTAPLNNGSALERPPFDTPQVIITPTVSSTLLEQIKGLTFSQLENVSETKVEIGQSCKNNACKGVYNGPASDDEICNHHPGSPIFHEGMKYWSCCRKKTTDFSTFLEQPGCTQGKHAWVSKNTSKQKECRLDWHQTGTFVVVSIFAKRYKPNQSVIKLNPIRLSVDLLFAEDNSRYAIDLELRGVVDISQSSANMLPTKVEIKLKKAEPGSWAKLYFCRENKVGTEENTQNEENISAQVDAVDLSDL encoded by the exons atgtcgCAGGAGGCAACTTTGTTGCATTGCTACAATCGTGGCTGTGGAAAAAAGTTTGATCCAGACGATAATAAGGAAG GGGACTGTATCCATCACCCTGGTTATCCTGTATTTCATGATGCTTATAAAGGGTggtcttgttgtaacaaaaaGTGTACAGATTTCACAGAATTTTTGAACATCAAAGGCTGTACAAAGTCACAACATTCGAATATAAAACCACCAGAGTTAGAGAAACCTGTTGTTGATAAATCTAAGTCTAATGAAGTAATCATAGTAACTGCTCCTCTGAATAATGGATCTGCCTTAGAAAGGCCTCCATTTGACACTCCACAAGTTATTATTACACCAACTGTTTCATCCACATTGCTAGAACAAATTAAAGGGTTAACTTTTTCACAATTAGAGAATGTGTCTGAGACTAAAGTTGAAATAGGAcaaagttgtaaaaataatgcatGCAAAGGTGTATATAATGGTCCTGCATCTGATGATGAAATATGTAATCATCATCCTGGCTCTCCTATTTTCCATGAAGGAATGAAGTATTGGTCGTGCTGTagaaaaaaaactacagaCTTCTCTACTTTCTTAGAACAACCAGGGTGCACGCAAGGAAAACATGCATGGGTTTCTAag aataccagtaaacaaaaagaatgCAGATTGGATTGGCATCAAACAGGAACATTTGTTGTAGTTTCTATCTTTGCAAAAAGATATAAACCAAACCAATcagttattaaattaaatcctaTACGTCTATCCGTGGATTTACTGTTTGCAGAAGATAATTCAAGATATGCCATTGATTTAGAGTTAAGAGGG GTTGTTGATATTAGTCAAAGCAGCGCTAACATGCTTCCTACcaaagtagaaattaaattgaagaaagctGAACCTGGATCATGGGCAAAGCTCTATTTTTGTAGAGAAAATAAAGTAGGAACTGAAGAAAATACCCAAAACGAAGAGAATATTAGCGCACAAGTGGACGCTGTCGATCTTAGCGATCTTTAA
- the LOC128876686 gene encoding esterase AGAP003155, which translates to MTALPHKLRILAIHGYAQSDVIFKAKLGSLRKGFKNQVEFVFLRGPHQVPMKSNFGTDKTEEGYAWWFNTEDHIFKAVVPSNLSVGFDDSLTLIEKTFQESGPFDGILGFSQGATFVTILCFMQQKKLLQIKFDFAIIISGFKSLCANHAIYYDEKIKIPTLHIYGESDQIIPADMAKEVSEFFINKKIVTHEGGHYIPSKKEIFKDFITEMFSIKNKDNY; encoded by the exons atGACTGCGTTGCCTCATAAGTTACGT ataCTTGCTATCCATGGATATGCTCAATCAGATGTTATTTTCAAAGCGAAATTGGGATCTTTAAGAAAAGGATTTAAAAATCAAGTAGAGTTTGTATTCCTAAGGGGTCCACATCAAGTTCCAATGAAAAGTAACTTTGGTACTGACAAGACAGAAGAAG GTTATGCATGGTGGTTTAATACAGAAGACCACATATTTAAAGCAGTTGTTCCAAGCAATTTATCTGTAGGTTTTGATGATAGTTTGACTTTAATTGAGAAAACATTCCAAGAATCTGGCCCATTTGATGGTATTCTAGGTTTTTCACAAGGAGCAACATTTGTTACTATACTTTGTTTTATGCAACAGAAGAAAT TACTGCAAATCAAATTTGActttgcaattattatatcaGGATTTAAATCATTATGTGCAAATCATGCAATATACTACGATGAAAAGATAAAGATACCtactttacatatttatgGGGAGAGTGATCAAATTATTCCAGCAG ATATGGCAAAAGAAGTtagtgaattttttataaacaagaaaatagtAACACACGAAGGTGGTCACTATATACCAAGTAAAAAAGagatttttaaagattttataaCAGAAatgttttccattaaaaacaaagataattattaa
- the LOC128876687 gene encoding elongin-B → MDVFLMIRRKNMTIFTDAKENTTIFELKKIIEGILKITPVNQQLFNKDNVVMSDSKLLGDYGLTFATAKPQCPALVGLAVRQENGQFEPLEMTPFSLPPDLPDVMKSQETNGLDQMPCNKLICE, encoded by the exons ATG GATGTATTTCTAATGATCCGACGAAAAAATATGACGATATTTACTGATGCAAAGGAGAATACAACGATTtttgaactaaaaaaaattatagaag GTATACTAAAGATAACACCTGTCAATCAACAGCTGTTCAACAAAGATAATGTTGTAATGTCGGATAGCAAACTTTTGGGTGATTATGGACTGACATTTGCAACTGCAAAGCCACAGTGTCCTGCATTAGTAGGATTAGCCGTGCGCCAAGAAAATGGTCAATTCGAACCTTTAGAGATGACTCCATTTTCATTACCACCAGACCTGCCAGATGTCATGAAATCCCAAGAAACCAATGGCTTAGATCAGATGCCTTGTAACAAATTAATCTGTGAATGA